A single region of the Sphingomonas sp. LY29 genome encodes:
- a CDS encoding glycine zipper 2TM domain-containing protein — protein sequence MFTKALLAAAAATTAVVALPSAASAQSYYGYGTPYYGGGYNQAYGQRYYGQRYANNYDNRYYGRTYRGYRGQRCGNGTTGAIIGGVAGALLGREVTRGRSSYGYRRGNSGTTGAIIGGAVGALAGREIAKGRC from the coding sequence ATGTTCACCAAGGCTCTTCTGGCCGCCGCCGCGGCAACCACCGCCGTCGTCGCGCTGCCCAGCGCCGCCAGTGCGCAAAGCTATTACGGTTACGGCACGCCCTATTATGGTGGCGGCTACAACCAGGCTTACGGCCAGCGCTACTACGGTCAGCGTTACGCCAATAACTACGACAACCGCTATTATGGCCGCACCTATCGCGGCTACCGCGGCCAGCGCTGCGGCAATGGCACGACCGGCGCGATCATCGGCGGCGTCGCCGGTGCCCTGCTCGGTCGCGAAGTGACCCGCGGTCGCAGCAGCTATGGCTATCGCCGTGGCAACAGCGGAACGACCGGTGCGATCATCGGCGGTGCCGTCGGCGCGTTGGCGGGTCGCGAAATCGCCAAGGGCCGCTGCTAA
- a CDS encoding NAD(P)H-dependent flavin oxidoreductase — protein MFKGLKPILYGGREVWPLVEGGKGVSATNHMSSGAWAAAGGIGTVSAVNADSYDPEGRIIPQVYKALTRRERHEELVQYAIDGAVAQVEKAHALANGNGAININVLWEMGGAQRVLEGTLARTKGMVTGVTCGAGMPYKLSEIAAHHEVYYLPIISSGRAFRALWKRAYAKVPQWLGAVVYEDPWLAGGHNGLSNAEDPRKPQDPYPRVAELRAVMREGGISDDVPIVMAGGVWRLDEWDNWIDNPELGAIMFQFGTRPLLTQESPIPADWKARLMTLEEGDILLHKFSPTGFYSSAVRNPFLRSLEARSERQIAYTKEVVGDHAFQLDVGVGTRKNYWVTKGDLNHAREWYGQGFTEAMKTPDDTLIFVTPEEQQMIRKDQADCMGCLSQCSFSSWADNEKNSTGRLADARSFCIQKTLQDIAHGGPVDENLMFAGHAAFRFKTDPFYSNGFVPTTKQLVDRILTGA, from the coding sequence GTGTTCAAAGGGCTGAAGCCCATCCTTTACGGCGGCCGCGAAGTGTGGCCGCTGGTCGAGGGTGGCAAGGGGGTTTCCGCGACCAACCACATGAGCTCGGGTGCATGGGCTGCCGCTGGCGGCATCGGCACCGTCAGCGCGGTCAACGCCGACAGCTATGATCCCGAAGGCCGCATTATCCCGCAGGTCTACAAGGCGCTGACCCGCCGCGAGCGGCACGAGGAACTGGTGCAATACGCCATCGACGGTGCGGTCGCGCAGGTGGAAAAGGCGCATGCGCTTGCCAATGGCAACGGTGCGATCAACATCAACGTCCTGTGGGAAATGGGCGGCGCCCAGCGCGTGCTCGAAGGAACGCTCGCGCGCACCAAGGGAATGGTCACCGGCGTCACCTGCGGCGCGGGCATGCCCTACAAGCTGAGCGAAATCGCGGCGCACCACGAAGTCTATTACCTGCCGATCATCTCGTCGGGCCGTGCCTTCCGCGCGCTGTGGAAGCGCGCCTATGCCAAGGTGCCGCAGTGGCTCGGCGCGGTGGTCTACGAAGATCCCTGGCTCGCCGGCGGCCATAATGGCCTCAGCAACGCCGAGGATCCGCGCAAGCCGCAGGATCCCTACCCCCGCGTCGCCGAACTTCGCGCCGTGATGCGCGAAGGCGGGATCAGCGACGACGTGCCGATCGTCATGGCGGGCGGCGTATGGCGCCTCGACGAATGGGATAACTGGATCGATAATCCCGAACTGGGCGCGATCATGTTCCAGTTCGGCACCAGGCCGTTGCTGACGCAGGAAAGCCCGATTCCGGCCGACTGGAAGGCGCGACTGATGACGCTGGAGGAAGGCGACATCCTCCTACACAAATTCTCGCCGACCGGCTTCTATTCGTCGGCGGTGCGCAACCCGTTTCTGCGCAGTCTCGAGGCGCGCAGCGAACGCCAGATCGCCTACACGAAGGAAGTGGTCGGCGATCATGCCTTCCAGCTCGACGTCGGCGTCGGCACGCGCAAGAATTACTGGGTGACCAAGGGCGACCTCAACCACGCCCGCGAATGGTATGGCCAGGGCTTTACCGAAGCGATGAAGACCCCCGACGATACGTTGATTTTCGTCACGCCGGAAGAGCAGCAGATGATCCGCAAGGATCAGGCCGACTGCATGGGCTGCCTGTCACAGTGCAGCTTCTCGAGCTGGGCGGACAATGAGAAGAATTCGACCGGTCGCCTCGCCGATGCGCGCAGCTTCTGTATCCAGAAGACGCTGCAGGACATCGCCCATGGCGGCCCCGTCGACGAAAACTTGATGTTCGCTGGACACGCCGCGTTCCGCTTCAAGACCGACCCCTTCTATTCGAACGGGTTCGTGCCGACGACCAAGCAATTGGTCGATCGAATCCTGACGGGCGCATGA
- a CDS encoding SH3 domain-containing protein, whose translation MMLARGLGVATLLSIAATASAQDRQPPYWASIASGEAMMRSGPGRNFPGLWLYKRRDLPIRVIKTYPNWRMIEDPDGARGWMLVTLLSDRRTAIVKPGEPRDIRTKPGAGSPVRYRAEAGVVGRLNKCDGSWCGIEIGNRKGFIAQSDIWGVAEGETVED comes from the coding sequence ATGATGCTGGCACGGGGGCTCGGCGTCGCGACATTGCTGTCGATCGCGGCGACCGCGTCGGCGCAGGATCGCCAGCCGCCGTACTGGGCGTCGATCGCCAGCGGCGAGGCGATGATGCGGTCGGGGCCGGGGCGCAATTTCCCCGGCCTGTGGCTCTACAAGCGCCGCGACCTGCCGATCCGCGTGATCAAGACATATCCCAACTGGCGCATGATCGAAGACCCCGACGGCGCGCGGGGCTGGATGCTGGTGACCCTGCTCAGCGATCGCCGTACCGCGATCGTGAAGCCCGGCGAACCGCGCGACATCCGCACCAAGCCCGGCGCGGGTTCCCCCGTCCGCTACCGCGCCGAAGCCGGCGTGGTCGGTCGCCTGAACAAGTGCGACGGCAGCTGGTGCGGGATCGAGATCGGCAACCGCAAGGGCTTTATCGCCCAGTCCGACATCTGGGGCGTGGCCGAAGGCGAGACGGTCGAGGACTGA
- a CDS encoding acetyl-CoA C-acyltransferase has protein sequence MATDPVVILSTARTPMGAMQGSLADASATDLGAAAVRAAVERAGVKGEDIDRIYMGCVLPAGLGQAPARQAAIKAGLPKSVQATTVNKVCGSGMQTVIMGAEALASGNADLIVAGGMESMTNAPYLLKKHRSGARIGHDTAYDHMFLDGLEDAYEAGRAMGSFAQCTADEYQLTRQDMDAYAIESLNRAKSAIDSGGFKDEIVPVTIKGRGGDTIVDTDEAPGRGRPDKIPQLKPAFAKEGTITAATSSSISDGAAAVVLMRESTAGEQGLSPVARIVATAAHAREPAEFTIAPVGAIEKLLKKAGWQVGDVDLWEVNEAFACVAMFAMKDLGIDHAKINVHGGATALGHPIGASGTRILVTLVNALKTKGLKKGVASLCIGGGEATAIAVELV, from the coding sequence GTGGCCACCGATCCCGTCGTCATCCTTTCGACCGCCCGCACCCCGATGGGCGCGATGCAGGGCAGCCTTGCCGATGCATCCGCGACCGACCTTGGCGCCGCCGCCGTCCGCGCCGCGGTCGAGCGCGCGGGCGTGAAGGGCGAGGACATCGACCGGATCTACATGGGCTGCGTCCTCCCCGCCGGGCTCGGCCAGGCGCCGGCGCGCCAGGCGGCGATCAAGGCCGGCCTGCCCAAGTCGGTCCAGGCAACCACCGTCAACAAGGTGTGCGGTTCGGGAATGCAGACCGTCATCATGGGCGCCGAAGCGCTCGCCAGCGGCAACGCCGACCTGATCGTTGCGGGCGGCATGGAATCGATGACCAACGCACCGTACCTTCTCAAGAAGCATCGCTCGGGCGCGCGCATCGGCCATGACACTGCCTATGACCACATGTTCCTCGACGGACTGGAAGACGCCTACGAGGCCGGACGCGCGATGGGCAGCTTCGCCCAGTGCACCGCCGACGAATATCAGCTGACGCGCCAGGACATGGACGCCTATGCGATCGAAAGCCTGAACCGCGCCAAGTCGGCAATCGACAGCGGCGGCTTCAAGGATGAGATCGTGCCGGTCACGATCAAGGGCCGCGGCGGCGACACGATCGTCGACACTGACGAAGCCCCCGGCCGCGGTCGCCCTGACAAGATCCCGCAGCTGAAGCCCGCCTTCGCCAAAGAAGGCACCATCACCGCCGCGACCAGCTCGTCGATTTCGGACGGCGCCGCAGCGGTCGTACTCATGCGTGAATCGACTGCGGGCGAGCAGGGCCTGTCACCGGTCGCCCGCATCGTTGCGACCGCCGCGCATGCGCGCGAGCCGGCCGAGTTCACCATCGCCCCCGTCGGCGCGATTGAGAAGCTGTTGAAGAAGGCGGGCTGGCAGGTCGGCGACGTCGACCTGTGGGAAGTGAACGAGGCATTCGCCTGCGTCGCGATGTTCGCGATGAAGGACCTCGGCATCGACCACGCCAAGATCAACGTCCACGGCGGCGCCACCGCGCTCGGCCACCCGATCGGCGCCAGCGGCACCCGCATCCTCGTGACGCTGGTCAACGCGCTCAAGACCAAGGGCCTGAAGAAGGGCGTCGCGAGCCTGTGCATCGGCGGCGGCGAAGCCACCGCGATCGCGGTCGAACTAGTCTAA
- a CDS encoding acyl-CoA dehydrogenase family protein — MPGLDFDLGEMADTIRDITRRFAEDRIQPIAAEIDLADRFPIELWPQMGELGLHGITVEEEWGGLGLGYLEHVVAQEEVARASASVGLSYGAHSNLCVNQIRRWANEEQKAKYLPKLISGEHVGALAMSEAGAGSDVMSMKLTAKKVDGGYVLNGTKFWITNAAYADTLVVYAKTGGADDKPSKAFTTFLIEKGMSGFSIGQKIDKVGMRGSPTSELVFNDCFVADSQVMGPVGGGAGVLMSGLDYERTVLAGIQLGIMQACLDVVIPYVRERKQFGKPIGAFQLMQAKIADMYVALNSARAYVYAVAKNCDAGRTTRFDAAGAILLASESAFEVAGEAVQALGGAGYTRDWPVERFMRDAKLLDIGAGTNEIRRMLIGRELIGG, encoded by the coding sequence ATGCCCGGCCTCGATTTCGACCTTGGCGAAATGGCCGACACCATCCGCGACATCACCCGCCGCTTTGCCGAGGATCGGATCCAGCCGATCGCGGCGGAGATCGACTTGGCCGACCGCTTCCCGATCGAGCTGTGGCCGCAGATGGGCGAGCTTGGGCTGCATGGCATCACGGTCGAGGAAGAGTGGGGCGGGCTTGGTCTCGGCTACCTCGAGCATGTCGTGGCGCAGGAAGAAGTCGCGCGGGCATCGGCGTCGGTCGGCCTTAGCTACGGCGCGCATTCCAACCTATGCGTCAACCAGATCCGCCGCTGGGCGAACGAGGAGCAGAAGGCGAAATATCTGCCGAAGCTGATCAGCGGCGAGCATGTCGGCGCGCTGGCGATGAGCGAGGCGGGAGCAGGCAGCGACGTCATGTCGATGAAGCTGACCGCGAAAAAGGTCGACGGCGGCTATGTCCTCAACGGCACCAAATTCTGGATTACCAACGCAGCCTATGCCGACACGCTGGTGGTCTATGCCAAGACCGGCGGCGCCGACGACAAGCCGAGCAAGGCCTTCACCACCTTCCTGATCGAAAAGGGAATGAGCGGTTTCTCGATCGGGCAGAAGATCGACAAGGTCGGCATGCGCGGAAGCCCGACGTCGGAGCTGGTGTTCAACGACTGCTTCGTGGCCGACAGCCAAGTGATGGGCCCAGTCGGCGGCGGTGCCGGGGTGTTGATGAGCGGGCTCGATTACGAGCGCACGGTGCTTGCCGGGATCCAGCTCGGCATCATGCAGGCCTGTCTCGACGTCGTCATTCCCTACGTCCGCGAGCGCAAGCAGTTCGGCAAGCCGATCGGCGCATTTCAGCTGATGCAGGCGAAGATCGCGGACATGTATGTCGCGCTCAATTCGGCGCGCGCCTATGTCTATGCGGTGGCGAAGAATTGCGACGCCGGCCGCACCACGCGGTTCGACGCGGCGGGGGCGATCCTGCTGGCGAGCGAGAGCGCGTTCGAGGTGGCGGGCGAAGCGGTGCAGGCGCTGGGCGGCGCGGGCTATACCCGCGACTGGCCGGTCGAGCGTTTCATGCGCGACGCCAAGCTGCTCGACATCGGCGCGGGCACCAACGAGATCCGCCGGATGCTGATTGGCCGCGAGCTTATCGGCGGCTAG
- the chrA gene encoding chromate efflux transporter, giving the protein MNDDANAEPRPPEIGYLALFLRFLRFGLLAFGGPVAQIAMIRRELVDEERWIGSGGFNRLLAVMQALPGPEAHELCVHLGIRAKGRLGGLLAGLGFMLPGFVLMMALAWGYSRLRIEGTVLGAMFLGVQAAVLAVIARAIHRIGEHILLDRWLWAAMLGAAGASLLGASFWIVLPAAGAAYAMASTKRFIPAVAVLAVAGAVSVAVAGWRFEPLVVSADASAATTLALFFAGLKGGLLTFGGAYTAIPFVRDDSVGRGWMTDAQFLDGVALAGVLPAPLVIFSTFVGWVCGGPAGAVAITAGMFLPAFALSMIFYERLEALAEHRRLQKFLSGVAAAVVGLIVVTLIELGVAAVDRSPNLVASAVIFSVALAITTGWSHRLSTFVVLALGALAGAVALG; this is encoded by the coding sequence GTGAACGACGATGCCAATGCGGAGCCACGCCCGCCCGAAATTGGCTATCTGGCCCTCTTCCTTCGCTTTCTTCGTTTCGGCTTGCTGGCGTTCGGAGGCCCGGTCGCGCAGATCGCGATGATCCGCCGCGAACTCGTGGACGAGGAACGATGGATCGGTAGCGGAGGGTTCAACCGGCTGCTGGCGGTCATGCAGGCATTGCCAGGACCCGAAGCCCATGAGCTGTGCGTCCATTTGGGGATTCGCGCCAAGGGACGTCTCGGCGGGCTGCTCGCGGGGCTAGGCTTCATGCTGCCCGGCTTCGTCCTGATGATGGCGCTGGCGTGGGGCTATTCGCGACTACGCATCGAAGGCACGGTGTTGGGCGCGATGTTCCTGGGCGTGCAGGCGGCGGTGCTCGCGGTCATTGCCCGTGCGATCCACCGCATCGGAGAACACATCCTTCTCGACCGCTGGCTGTGGGCGGCGATGCTCGGCGCGGCAGGCGCGTCCTTGCTCGGCGCCAGCTTCTGGATCGTGCTTCCGGCGGCGGGGGCGGCTTATGCCATGGCGTCAACCAAGCGCTTCATCCCGGCTGTTGCGGTCCTGGCCGTTGCGGGGGCCGTCAGCGTCGCGGTCGCAGGCTGGCGGTTCGAGCCTTTGGTAGTCTCGGCGGATGCATCGGCGGCGACGACGCTCGCGCTGTTCTTCGCGGGATTGAAGGGGGGCCTGTTGACCTTTGGCGGGGCTTACACCGCCATTCCTTTCGTCCGCGACGACAGCGTGGGGCGGGGATGGATGACCGACGCTCAATTCCTCGACGGGGTGGCGCTCGCGGGCGTGCTGCCTGCGCCACTGGTCATCTTCTCGACGTTCGTGGGCTGGGTGTGCGGCGGGCCGGCGGGGGCGGTGGCGATCACCGCGGGCATGTTCCTGCCGGCCTTCGCTTTGTCGATGATCTTCTACGAGCGACTGGAAGCGCTGGCCGAGCATCGGCGACTGCAGAAATTCCTGTCGGGCGTCGCCGCCGCGGTGGTGGGCCTGATCGTGGTGACCCTGATCGAACTGGGCGTGGCGGCGGTCGATCGAAGCCCAAACCTGGTCGCGAGCGCGGTCATCTTCTCGGTCGCGCTCGCCATCACGACAGGCTGGAGCCATCGGCTGAGCACGTTCGTGGTGTTGGCGCTGGGCGCGCTGGCGGGAGCCGTCGCTCTTGGGTAG
- a CDS encoding c-type cytochrome encodes MRISVVLLAMASLLACSPEQSGVAKAEAAEGAVVPAALTFEGAAAPGRAAMLAHGERLSHIVGCTGCHTATLEGKLFNEDAPELGKLYASNLTRVMPTMSDAQLEALLRTGKHPTRGDMWIMPSEIFQRLSDADMKALIAHLRTVKPSGEATPPPALSELAQKLVADGKLKPTSGYIAEYRDKLPPDLGADHAFGRYLAGATCAECHGADLTGNPEFGPGIVVPDLDIVGTYSDAEMTTLLTKGVGKTRKDLGLMTIVGEKHFAYLTPRERSALIAYLRARAERKVAAR; translated from the coding sequence ATGCGGATTTCGGTGGTCCTGCTGGCGATGGCCAGCCTGTTGGCGTGCAGTCCTGAACAATCCGGTGTGGCGAAGGCGGAGGCGGCCGAGGGGGCCGTCGTGCCCGCCGCGCTGACCTTCGAGGGAGCGGCGGCGCCGGGGCGGGCGGCGATGCTCGCGCACGGGGAGCGCCTGTCGCACATCGTCGGGTGCACCGGCTGTCACACCGCGACGCTCGAGGGCAAGCTGTTCAACGAGGACGCGCCCGAGCTTGGCAAGCTCTACGCGTCCAACCTGACCCGTGTGATGCCGACGATGAGCGACGCGCAGCTGGAAGCGCTGCTGCGCACCGGCAAGCATCCGACGCGCGGCGACATGTGGATCATGCCATCGGAAATTTTCCAGCGGTTGAGCGATGCCGACATGAAGGCGCTGATCGCGCACCTTCGCACGGTCAAGCCGAGCGGCGAGGCGACCCCGCCGCCGGCGTTGAGCGAACTGGCCCAGAAGCTGGTCGCCGACGGGAAGCTGAAACCGACGAGCGGGTACATCGCCGAATATCGCGACAAGCTGCCCCCCGACCTGGGCGCGGACCATGCGTTCGGGCGCTACCTTGCCGGGGCGACCTGCGCCGAATGTCATGGCGCGGACCTGACCGGCAATCCCGAGTTCGGGCCGGGGATCGTGGTGCCCGACCTCGACATCGTCGGGACGTATTCGGACGCGGAGATGACGACGCTGCTGACCAAGGGCGTCGGCAAGACGCGCAAGGATCTGGGCCTGATGACGATCGTCGGCGAGAAGCATTTTGCGTATCTGACGCCGCGCGAGCGGAGTGCGCTGATCGCGTATTTGCGGGCGCGGGCGGAGCGGAAGGTGGCGGCGAGGTAG
- a CDS encoding M13 family metallopeptidase yields the protein MRTKMIATLLGSAALALATAACNTSTAGNEATEQAAPGDKAGIDLAAMDKSVKPGDDFYAYANGGWMRSAQIPADRSSVGGFFIADQQREKNSIELMDGLLKSNAAADTDAGRIANYYKAYLDTAAIDRAGIAPAKADLDAIARIADKRALSAAIGSSLRADTDPLNATNYQTENLFGIFVTQGLTTPGETLPYLMQGGLGLPEREYYLDAAADKAALRTQYKDYVAKVLAAAGNPNAAAAAQRVVDLETKIARAHANRAESEDFAKGSTVWTRAELEAAAPGIDWPALLGAAQLGNAPKFQAYHATAIPRLAALVGSEPLDAWKDWMAFHTLNQRANVLPATFRDASFAFNGTALNGTPQQRPRDKQALNAASAALEGAFGKAYVEKHFPAASKAEIQGMVDNIKNAFAARVRGLDWMAPTTKQEAVKKVETIVVGVGYPDTWPDYSSVTISPTDAYANAKAAELAHYRQQIAKIGKPMDRAEWWMPPQLVNAVNLPVQNALNFPAAILVRPFFDPSADPAYNYGAIGGVIGHEISHSFDNNGALFDSTGRMRNWWTPTDFARFTKSGEALARQYDAYSPFPGVNVNGKLTLGENIADVAGLTAAYEAYRASLGGKELPVLDGLTGDQRFFIANAQAWATKMRDEALKARIATDGHAPGQYRALTVRNLDAWYKAFNVQPGDKLYLKPEDRVKIW from the coding sequence ATGCGCACCAAGATGATCGCCACGCTGCTGGGCAGCGCCGCCCTCGCGCTTGCCACCGCTGCCTGCAACACCAGCACCGCCGGCAACGAAGCGACCGAGCAGGCGGCCCCCGGCGACAAGGCCGGGATCGACCTCGCCGCGATGGACAAGTCGGTGAAGCCCGGCGACGATTTCTATGCCTATGCCAACGGCGGCTGGATGCGCAGCGCACAGATCCCCGCCGATCGAAGCTCGGTCGGCGGCTTCTTCATCGCCGACCAGCAGCGCGAGAAGAACAGCATCGAATTGATGGACGGGCTGCTCAAGTCCAACGCCGCGGCGGACACCGACGCGGGCCGCATCGCCAATTATTACAAGGCCTATCTCGACACCGCCGCGATCGACCGCGCCGGGATCGCGCCGGCCAAGGCCGACCTCGACGCCATCGCCCGCATCGCCGACAAGCGCGCGCTCTCGGCGGCGATCGGGTCGAGCCTGCGCGCCGACACCGACCCGCTCAACGCCACCAATTACCAGACCGAAAATTTGTTCGGGATCTTCGTCACGCAGGGCCTGACCACCCCGGGCGAAACGCTGCCCTACCTGATGCAGGGCGGGCTCGGCCTGCCCGAGCGCGAATATTATCTCGACGCCGCCGCCGACAAGGCCGCGCTTCGCACCCAGTATAAGGATTACGTCGCCAAGGTCCTCGCCGCCGCGGGCAATCCCAACGCCGCCGCCGCCGCGCAGCGCGTCGTCGATCTGGAAACCAAGATCGCCCGCGCCCATGCCAACCGCGCGGAGAGCGAGGATTTCGCCAAGGGCTCGACCGTCTGGACTCGCGCTGAGCTGGAGGCGGCCGCCCCCGGCATCGACTGGCCCGCGCTGCTCGGCGCGGCACAGCTTGGCAACGCGCCCAAGTTCCAGGCCTATCACGCCACCGCCATTCCGCGCCTCGCCGCGCTCGTCGGCTCCGAACCGCTCGACGCGTGGAAGGACTGGATGGCGTTCCACACGCTCAACCAGCGCGCCAACGTCCTTCCCGCCACCTTCCGCGACGCCAGCTTCGCCTTCAACGGCACCGCGCTCAACGGCACGCCGCAGCAGCGTCCGCGCGACAAGCAGGCTCTCAACGCCGCATCGGCCGCGCTCGAAGGCGCCTTTGGCAAAGCCTATGTCGAAAAACACTTCCCGGCCGCGTCGAAGGCCGAAATTCAGGGCATGGTCGACAACATCAAGAACGCCTTCGCTGCGCGCGTGCGCGGGCTCGACTGGATGGCCCCGACGACCAAGCAGGAAGCGGTCAAGAAGGTCGAAACGATCGTCGTCGGCGTCGGCTATCCCGACACCTGGCCCGATTATTCGTCGGTCACGATCAGCCCGACCGACGCCTACGCCAACGCCAAGGCGGCCGAACTCGCCCACTACCGCCAGCAGATTGCCAAGATCGGCAAGCCGATGGACCGCGCCGAATGGTGGATGCCGCCGCAGCTGGTCAACGCGGTCAACCTGCCGGTGCAGAACGCGCTCAACTTCCCCGCCGCGATCCTCGTCCGCCCCTTCTTCGACCCCAGCGCCGATCCCGCCTACAATTATGGCGCGATCGGCGGCGTGATCGGGCATGAGATCAGCCACAGCTTCGACAACAACGGCGCGCTGTTCGATTCCACCGGCCGCATGCGCAACTGGTGGACCCCGACCGACTTCGCCCGCTTCACCAAGTCGGGCGAAGCGCTCGCGCGGCAATATGACGCCTACTCCCCTTTCCCCGGGGTCAACGTCAACGGCAAGCTGACGCTGGGCGAAAACATCGCCGACGTCGCCGGACTGACCGCCGCCTACGAGGCCTATCGCGCGTCGCTCGGCGGCAAGGAATTGCCCGTCCTCGACGGCCTGACCGGCGACCAGCGTTTCTTCATCGCTAATGCGCAGGCATGGGCCACCAAGATGCGCGACGAAGCGCTGAAGGCCCGCATCGCCACCGACGGCCACGCGCCGGGCCAGTACCGCGCGCTCACCGTCCGCAACCTCGACGCCTGGTACAAGGCGTTCAACGTCCAGCCCGGCGACAAGCTCTACCTCAAGCCCGAAGACCGAGTGAAGATTTGGTAA